One Mycolicibacterium parafortuitum DNA segment encodes these proteins:
- a CDS encoding ATP-binding protein translates to MKRRDGVRVSAVPAPERVSALQIAGTLDDSTYLEVRDGVVEAALGGSGAVVAAVDRLTVPADSAWTVFASARWHVRTWPGVPILLACADPARRAAIARSGITRHVPLLPDVDSAARAAPAPPQVRQATVPVDADSGALRGIRAPVTRCVSDWGFPSLAVSVCTVATVLVENVLEHTTSCPTLILETQDGRVAVAVSDDDPATPTRREDPGAGTHTVSGLAIVTALSHAWGVIPTASGKTVWALLGPENRL, encoded by the coding sequence ATGAAGCGACGCGATGGAGTTCGGGTCTCGGCGGTCCCGGCGCCGGAGCGGGTGTCGGCGCTGCAGATCGCAGGCACGCTGGACGACTCGACCTACCTCGAGGTGCGCGACGGCGTCGTCGAGGCGGCCCTCGGCGGGTCAGGGGCGGTGGTGGCCGCTGTCGACCGTCTCACCGTTCCGGCCGACAGCGCATGGACCGTATTCGCTAGCGCACGCTGGCATGTGCGGACCTGGCCCGGTGTCCCGATCCTGCTGGCGTGCGCGGACCCTGCGCGCCGGGCGGCGATCGCCCGCAGCGGGATCACCCGCCACGTACCGCTGCTTCCCGACGTCGACTCCGCGGCGCGGGCGGCGCCCGCGCCGCCGCAGGTACGCCAAGCCACCGTTCCCGTGGACGCCGACTCGGGGGCGCTGCGCGGCATCCGGGCGCCGGTGACCCGGTGCGTGTCCGATTGGGGCTTCCCCTCGCTGGCGGTCAGCGTATGCACCGTGGCCACCGTGCTGGTCGAGAACGTGCTCGAACACACCACCAGCTGTCCCACGCTGATCCTCGAAACGCAGGACGGCCGGGTCGCGGTCGCGGTCAGCGACGACGACCCGGCCACCCCGACGCGTCGGGAGGATCCGGGCGCAGGCACCCACACCGTCTCCGGGCTCGCCATCGTCACGGCGCTCAGCCATGCGTGGGGAGTCATCCCGACGGCGTCCGGTAAGACGGTGTGGGCGTTGCTCGGTCCCGAGAACCGGCTCTAG
- a CDS encoding glycosyltransferase → MKIAVVGDPAHRSSTDRDGGGHYGLAELSGALVRRGHEVRVHSAAESIPVDIPDLRNSTDLMPAIGEIARHLENVWGRDRPDVVHCHGWVYGMAAQLAAKRSPLPTVQTFHELSTTARRHRGTGAASETAVKLEALLARNASAVTVACHDDMHELIRLGCARTKITVLAPGVEVDDVIVEGTGRPVDGPWSIVAVARDFSTGHGLGDVLRMLPSLGDTRLVLVATDGDTGGQAAGLRAMADQRRIGERVELICGADHAGLAALFRTADLVVSPSRYEPSAATLLHAMACGAPIVAVAHGGANDAVIDDVTGILAPPGDLPALNRALRSALSQTVLRQGMGLAGRSRARSRYNWGVVASDAEAAYTAAVSRHAATTALPI, encoded by the coding sequence ATGAAGATCGCAGTCGTAGGTGATCCGGCGCACCGCAGTTCGACCGACCGGGACGGTGGCGGACATTACGGCCTCGCCGAGCTGTCCGGCGCTCTCGTCCGGCGCGGCCACGAGGTCCGCGTCCATTCCGCGGCGGAGTCGATCCCTGTCGACATCCCGGATCTGCGGAACTCCACGGACCTGATGCCGGCGATCGGGGAGATCGCGCGGCACCTCGAGAACGTCTGGGGCCGAGACCGCCCCGACGTGGTGCACTGCCACGGGTGGGTGTACGGGATGGCTGCGCAACTGGCCGCCAAACGGTCTCCGCTGCCTACGGTGCAGACCTTCCACGAGCTGTCCACCACAGCGCGCCGGCACCGCGGTACCGGCGCGGCTTCGGAGACCGCCGTCAAGCTCGAGGCGCTGCTGGCGCGGAACGCGAGCGCGGTGACGGTCGCGTGCCACGACGACATGCACGAACTCATCCGGCTCGGCTGCGCGCGCACGAAGATCACGGTGCTCGCGCCCGGTGTCGAGGTCGACGACGTCATCGTCGAGGGGACCGGCCGCCCGGTGGACGGGCCGTGGAGCATCGTGGCGGTTGCGCGGGACTTCTCCACCGGACACGGACTGGGCGACGTGCTGAGGATGCTGCCGTCGCTTGGCGACACGCGGCTGGTCCTGGTCGCGACGGACGGCGACACCGGCGGGCAGGCCGCCGGCCTGCGTGCCATGGCCGACCAGCGCAGGATCGGCGAGCGCGTCGAGTTGATCTGCGGTGCGGACCACGCCGGCCTGGCCGCCCTGTTCCGCACGGCCGATCTGGTGGTCAGCCCGTCGCGCTACGAACCGAGCGCCGCGACCCTGCTGCACGCGATGGCTTGCGGCGCACCGATTGTCGCGGTCGCGCACGGCGGGGCCAACGACGCCGTCATCGACGATGTCACCGGCATCCTCGCGCCGCCGGGGGACCTGCCCGCGCTGAACCGCGCGCTGCGCTCGGCGCTGAGCCAGACCGTGTTGCGGCAGGGGATGGGTCTCGCGGGACGCTCCCGGGCACGGTCACGGTACAACTGGGGCGTCGTCGCCTCCGACGCCGAGGCCGCCTACACCGCGGCGGTCAGCCGGCATGCGGCAACGACCGCGCTGCCTATCTGA
- the phoU gene encoding phosphate signaling complex protein PhoU translates to MRNEFHESLDALTVDLADMCGRAAELIQTASAALLDGDEASADRAVFEMKRLTRLGNAVQERTYGLLALQAPVARDLRTVVSALYIASDADRMGGLAAHIARTARRRLPQRVIPEQVYPLFADMAYTATELAEQVRGTVRSGDPEQARRVCDGDERMNELHRELFAELIGPHWQHGARVAADLVLVGRFYERFADHCVEIARRVYFRATGEQLCPTDEPRHAGDPPMLR, encoded by the coding sequence ATGCGCAACGAGTTTCACGAGTCCCTGGACGCCCTCACCGTCGATCTCGCCGATATGTGCGGACGTGCCGCCGAGCTCATCCAGACCGCTTCGGCCGCCCTGCTCGATGGTGACGAGGCCAGCGCCGACCGGGCGGTGTTCGAGATGAAGCGCCTGACCAGGCTCGGCAACGCGGTACAGGAACGCACCTACGGGCTGCTGGCGCTGCAGGCTCCCGTCGCCCGTGATCTGCGCACGGTGGTTTCGGCGCTGTACATCGCGTCCGACGCGGATCGGATGGGCGGGCTGGCGGCCCATATCGCGCGCACGGCGCGCCGCAGACTTCCCCAGCGGGTCATTCCCGAGCAGGTGTATCCGCTGTTCGCCGATATGGCTTATACCGCAACCGAACTGGCCGAGCAGGTGCGGGGGACGGTGAGAAGCGGTGATCCCGAACAGGCGCGCCGCGTCTGCGACGGGGACGAGCGGATGAACGAGTTGCACCGCGAACTGTTCGCCGAATTGATCGGGCCGCATTGGCAGCACGGCGCGAGGGTCGCGGCAGATCTGGTGCTGGTCGGACGGTTCTACGAGCGGTTCGCCGACCACTGCGTCGAGATCGCGCGGCGGGTGTACTTCCGCGCGACCGGCGAGCAGCTCTGCCCGACGGACGAGCCGCGGCACGCCGGCGATCCGCCGATGCTCAGATAG
- a CDS encoding UdgX family uracil-DNA binding protein (This protein belongs to the uracil DNA glycosylase superfamily, members of which act in excision repair of DNA. However, it belongs more specifically to UdgX branch, whose founding member was found to bind uracil in DNA (where it does not belong), without cleaving it, appears to promote DNA repair by a pathway involving RecA, rather than base excision.) translates to MTTRTAAEFIPPVHDVPRLAAAVQTCRGCGLYENATQAVFGSGPAAARMMLVGEQPGDREDLAGEPFVGPAGRLLDKAIDEAGLERAPLYLTNAVKHFKFVASERGKRRIHKTPSRTEVVACRPWLFAELEAVEPQVVVLLGATAAKALMGSDFRVTAHRGEALRLPALDGIPATVRDAAVVATIHPSAVLRGPSDAREESFRSLVADLRLAGDLLPA, encoded by the coding sequence ATGACGACCCGGACCGCCGCCGAATTCATCCCTCCGGTGCACGACGTGCCCAGGCTCGCCGCCGCCGTGCAGACCTGCCGCGGCTGCGGACTCTACGAGAACGCCACCCAGGCGGTGTTCGGCAGCGGGCCCGCGGCGGCCCGGATGATGCTGGTCGGTGAGCAGCCCGGCGACCGGGAGGACCTCGCGGGTGAACCGTTCGTCGGACCGGCGGGCCGGCTGCTGGACAAGGCGATCGACGAGGCGGGCCTAGAGCGCGCCCCGCTGTATTTGACGAACGCGGTCAAGCATTTCAAGTTCGTCGCGTCCGAACGCGGTAAGCGCCGGATCCACAAGACCCCGAGCCGGACCGAGGTGGTGGCCTGCCGGCCGTGGCTGTTCGCCGAACTGGAGGCGGTCGAACCCCAGGTGGTGGTGCTGCTCGGCGCCACCGCAGCAAAGGCGTTGATGGGCAGCGACTTCCGGGTCACCGCCCACCGGGGTGAGGCGCTGCGCCTGCCGGCGCTGGACGGGATCCCGGCCACGGTGCGGGACGCCGCGGTGGTCGCCACCATCCACCCGTCGGCCGTACTGCGCGGCCCGTCGGACGCCCGGGAGGAATCCTTTCGCTCCCTGGTGGCCGATCTCCGCTTGGCCGGCGACCTGCTGCCTGCGTGA
- a CDS encoding helix-turn-helix transcriptional regulator, with translation MTADHPRRPARFEFTADDPDSVYRHVRRSAPGFHLDRIEHPGVATLSVDEIRDDTLLWVQEGEVRFGEQAETPTAAGGDVRLLTPGARPVSLRTVDARMTVVHLRTALPPPPSPPAWLLPLTAASADVVRRTVSYVSEMVDLDASADHPSAADSLTDALTGLLRATALTGFPAMPGDGADRAGSFPKSLLAALAYIDANLGRRVTLTELAGAAFTTPRTVQYLFRRYLDVTPTAYVRQLRLAAARQELLTAHRSEATVTATAARWGFGHTGRFAVLYRQTYGESPHQTLGR, from the coding sequence TTGACCGCCGATCACCCGCGCCGGCCGGCGCGGTTCGAGTTCACTGCTGACGATCCGGACAGCGTCTACCGGCATGTCCGGCGTTCGGCACCCGGCTTCCATCTCGACCGGATCGAGCATCCGGGCGTTGCGACGCTGAGCGTGGACGAGATCCGCGATGACACCCTGCTGTGGGTGCAGGAGGGCGAGGTCCGCTTCGGAGAACAGGCCGAGACGCCGACGGCCGCGGGTGGAGATGTGCGGCTGCTGACCCCGGGGGCTCGGCCGGTCTCGTTGCGCACCGTCGACGCACGGATGACGGTGGTGCACCTGCGCACCGCGCTGCCGCCGCCGCCGTCCCCGCCGGCATGGCTGCTCCCCCTCACCGCGGCGTCGGCCGACGTGGTCCGGCGCACCGTGAGCTACGTCAGCGAGATGGTCGACCTCGACGCGTCCGCCGATCACCCCTCCGCGGCGGACTCGCTAACCGACGCACTGACCGGACTGCTGCGCGCCACCGCGCTGACGGGATTCCCGGCGATGCCGGGCGACGGCGCCGACCGCGCCGGGTCCTTCCCCAAGTCCCTGCTGGCCGCGCTGGCCTACATCGATGCCAACCTTGGGCGCCGCGTCACGCTGACGGAGCTCGCCGGCGCGGCGTTCACCACCCCGCGCACGGTGCAGTACCTGTTCCGGCGCTACCTGGACGTGACGCCGACGGCCTATGTGCGGCAGCTCCGGCTGGCCGCGGCGCGTCAGGAGCTGCTGACCGCACACCGCTCGGAGGCGACGGTCACCGCGACCGCCGCCAGGTGGGGATTCGGGCACACGGGCCGGTTCGCGGTGTTGTACCGGCAGACCTACGGGGAGAGCCCGCATCAAACCCTGGGCCGCTGA
- a CDS encoding catalase, producing the protein MPPARKRDQSAPAKVSPTGAPKDTQEQQDPRSQSGRYLTSAQGVRLPDTDHSLKAGGRGPTLMEDFHLREKITHFDHERIPERVVHARGAAAHGVFEAYGNAASVTKAGFLAKKGQQTDVFCRFSTVLGSRGSADTVRDTRGFAVKFYTEEGVFDLVGNNIPVFFIQDGIKFPDVIHAGKPHPDREIPQAQSAHDTFWDFVSLHTEATHHVLWNMSDRGIPRSYRTMEGFGVHTFRLVNKKGETSLAKFHWKPVAGVHSLVWEEAQLAAGFDPDFHRRDMADGIEAGAPLEYELGVQVMPDDGTETFEGIDLLDPTKIVPEELVPVQLIGKLTLNRNPTNYFAETEQVAFHTGNLVPGIEVTNDPLMQARLFSYLDTQLTRLGGPNFTQLPINRPRCPVNDMLRDGMHQTAVHTGQAPYLPNSIDGGEPLVADADEGGYVQTPRPVEGRVGRVAPVSFDDHFSQAAMFYRSLTKVEQDHIVEAFTFELGKCYEQAIKERELEVLANVDTDLCTRVAEGLGLPAPQGSPPEEVTLSPALSQVVTTPGPVAGRKVAIIADQDSDLAGVTKLIKALDKAGVVPMVTAPVGGTLKSGRRSVIVERTFDTARSIEFDAVVVADGALQRNDIKMVVLLHEMLRHCKALGAWGSGAAALEAAGISLSDPGVLTADDVSNSFGAELLAALGLHRVWDRAELVMSSEVPPVRAEVKKGRRNRKG; encoded by the coding sequence ATGCCCCCTGCGCGTAAGCGTGACCAGTCCGCTCCCGCCAAAGTCAGCCCGACCGGCGCGCCCAAAGATACTCAGGAGCAACAGGATCCGCGGTCGCAGTCCGGTCGTTACCTGACCTCGGCTCAGGGTGTCCGGTTGCCCGACACCGATCATTCACTCAAGGCGGGCGGCCGCGGCCCGACGCTGATGGAGGACTTCCATCTGCGCGAGAAGATCACCCACTTCGACCACGAACGCATCCCCGAGCGGGTGGTGCATGCCCGCGGTGCGGCAGCCCACGGCGTGTTCGAGGCCTACGGCAATGCGGCCTCCGTCACCAAGGCGGGGTTCCTGGCCAAGAAGGGTCAGCAGACCGACGTCTTCTGCCGGTTCTCGACCGTGCTCGGCTCCCGCGGTTCAGCCGACACCGTCCGCGACACCCGCGGATTCGCGGTCAAGTTCTACACCGAGGAGGGTGTCTTCGACCTCGTCGGCAACAACATCCCGGTGTTCTTCATCCAGGACGGCATCAAGTTCCCCGACGTGATCCACGCAGGCAAACCGCATCCGGACCGGGAGATCCCGCAGGCGCAGTCCGCGCACGACACGTTCTGGGATTTCGTGTCGCTGCACACCGAGGCCACCCACCACGTGTTGTGGAACATGAGCGACCGCGGCATCCCCCGCTCCTACCGCACCATGGAGGGGTTCGGCGTCCACACCTTCCGGCTGGTCAACAAGAAGGGTGAGACCAGCCTGGCGAAGTTCCACTGGAAGCCGGTGGCCGGCGTGCACTCGCTGGTGTGGGAGGAGGCGCAGCTCGCCGCAGGGTTCGACCCGGACTTCCACCGCCGCGACATGGCCGACGGCATCGAGGCCGGCGCGCCGCTGGAGTACGAGCTCGGCGTGCAGGTGATGCCCGACGACGGCACCGAGACCTTCGAAGGCATCGACCTGCTGGACCCCACCAAGATCGTGCCCGAAGAACTGGTGCCGGTGCAGCTGATCGGCAAGCTCACCCTGAACCGCAATCCGACGAACTACTTCGCCGAGACCGAGCAGGTCGCGTTCCACACCGGCAACCTGGTACCCGGCATCGAGGTGACCAACGACCCGCTGATGCAGGCCAGGCTGTTCTCGTACCTGGACACGCAGTTGACCCGGCTCGGTGGGCCGAACTTCACGCAGCTGCCGATCAACCGGCCGCGCTGCCCGGTCAACGACATGCTGCGCGACGGCATGCACCAGACCGCGGTCCACACCGGGCAGGCGCCGTACCTGCCCAACAGCATCGACGGCGGTGAACCGCTGGTCGCCGACGCCGACGAGGGCGGCTACGTGCAGACGCCGCGTCCGGTCGAGGGCCGGGTCGGCCGGGTCGCGCCGGTGTCGTTCGACGACCACTTCAGCCAGGCCGCGATGTTCTACCGGTCGCTGACCAAGGTCGAACAGGACCACATCGTCGAGGCGTTCACGTTCGAACTCGGCAAGTGCTACGAGCAGGCGATCAAGGAACGCGAGCTGGAGGTGCTCGCCAACGTCGACACCGACCTGTGCACGCGGGTCGCCGAAGGGCTCGGACTGCCTGCGCCGCAAGGCTCTCCGCCCGAGGAGGTCACGCTGTCCCCCGCGCTGTCTCAGGTGGTCACGACGCCCGGCCCGGTCGCGGGCCGCAAGGTCGCGATCATCGCCGACCAGGACTCCGATCTGGCGGGCGTGACCAAGCTGATCAAGGCACTCGACAAGGCCGGTGTGGTGCCGATGGTGACCGCGCCGGTCGGCGGCACGCTGAAATCGGGTCGCCGCTCGGTCATCGTGGAACGCACCTTCGACACGGCCCGCTCGATCGAGTTCGACGCGGTGGTCGTCGCCGACGGCGCGTTGCAGCGCAATGACATCAAGATGGTCGTCCTGCTGCACGAGATGCTCCGGCACTGCAAGGCTCTGGGCGCGTGGGGCAGCGGCGCCGCCGCGCTCGAGGCGGCCGGAATCAGCCTGTCGGATCCCGGCGTGCTCACCGCCGACGATGTCAGCAACAGCTTCGGAGCGGAGCTGCTGGCCGCACTCGGGCTGCATCGGGTGTGGGACCGGGCAGAACTCGTGATGTCCTCCGAAGTGCCGCCGGTGCGCGCAGAGGTGAAGAAGGGCCGGCGCAACAGGAAGGGCTAG
- a CDS encoding thiamine pyrophosphate-requiring protein, which yields MSTDVADFILDRLRQWNVTHIFGYPGDGINGLISALGRADNDPMFVQTRHEEMAAFAAVGYAKFSGEVGVCMATSGPGAVHLLNGLYDAKLDHVPVVAIIGQTARTAMGGSYQQEVDLQAAFADVAAGYVVEVNASEQLPAALDRAIRTARTRRAPTVVIVPSDVQEQEYTPPEHQFKHVPSSDPGDVVGVITPTEAQARQAAEILNDGQRVAILIGQGARGAHEEIARVAELTGAGVAKALLGKDVLADDLPFVTGAIGLLGTRPSYELMRDCDTLLIVGSNFPYTQFLPQFGQARAVQIDDDGASIGMRYPTELNIVADAKATLTAMLPHLRRRIDTAWRDTVETNVRRWWSVLEEQSTVPADPVNPMRVAWELSKRLPANAIVTADSGSSTTWYARCLKFTEGVRGSVSGTLATMGCAVPYALGAKFGHPDRPVVAFVGDGAMQMNGLAELLTIHRYRTEWDELPFVVCVFGNGDLNQVTWELRAMGGAPKFEESQSLPAVSYAEVARAMGIDAMTVAADDELGNAWEWALSTPGPTLLDVRCDPEVPPIPPHVTLDQVLNMTRAVAKGDPNARHLMYQTVKTKAAEFFTRS from the coding sequence ATGAGCACCGATGTCGCCGACTTCATCCTGGACCGCCTGCGCCAGTGGAACGTGACCCACATCTTCGGCTACCCGGGAGACGGGATCAACGGCCTGATCTCCGCGCTCGGCCGGGCCGACAACGACCCGATGTTCGTGCAGACCCGCCATGAGGAGATGGCGGCGTTCGCCGCGGTCGGCTACGCGAAGTTCTCCGGCGAGGTCGGCGTGTGCATGGCGACCTCGGGCCCGGGTGCGGTGCACCTGCTCAACGGCCTCTACGACGCGAAGCTCGACCACGTGCCGGTGGTGGCGATCATCGGGCAGACCGCGCGCACCGCGATGGGCGGCAGCTACCAGCAGGAGGTCGATCTGCAGGCGGCCTTCGCCGACGTCGCGGCCGGTTACGTGGTGGAGGTCAACGCCTCCGAGCAGCTGCCCGCCGCGCTGGACCGCGCGATCCGCACCGCGCGGACCCGGCGCGCGCCGACGGTGGTCATCGTGCCGTCGGATGTGCAGGAGCAGGAGTACACCCCGCCGGAGCACCAGTTCAAGCATGTGCCGTCCAGCGACCCCGGCGACGTGGTCGGGGTGATCACGCCGACCGAGGCGCAGGCGCGTCAGGCCGCCGAGATCCTCAACGACGGGCAGCGGGTCGCGATCCTGATCGGCCAGGGTGCGCGCGGGGCGCACGAGGAGATCGCCCGGGTCGCCGAGCTCACCGGCGCGGGGGTCGCGAAAGCGTTGCTGGGCAAGGATGTTCTGGCCGACGATCTGCCGTTCGTGACCGGGGCCATCGGGTTGCTCGGCACCCGGCCGAGCTACGAGTTGATGCGCGACTGCGACACGCTGCTCATCGTCGGGTCGAATTTTCCTTATACACAGTTCCTTCCGCAGTTCGGTCAGGCCCGCGCGGTGCAGATCGACGACGACGGCGCGTCGATCGGGATGCGGTACCCGACCGAGCTGAACATCGTCGCCGACGCGAAGGCGACCCTGACCGCGATGCTTCCGCACCTGCGCCGCCGGATCGACACGGCGTGGCGGGACACCGTGGAGACGAACGTGCGTCGCTGGTGGTCGGTGCTGGAGGAACAGAGCACCGTCCCGGCAGATCCCGTCAACCCGATGCGGGTGGCGTGGGAGCTGTCGAAACGACTGCCCGCCAACGCGATCGTGACCGCCGATTCCGGGTCGTCGACGACGTGGTACGCACGCTGCCTGAAGTTCACCGAGGGGGTCCGAGGGTCGGTGTCCGGGACGCTGGCCACGATGGGCTGCGCGGTGCCGTACGCGCTCGGCGCGAAGTTCGGACACCCGGACCGGCCGGTCGTCGCGTTCGTCGGCGACGGCGCGATGCAGATGAACGGGCTGGCCGAACTGCTCACCATCCACCGCTACCGCACGGAGTGGGACGAGCTGCCGTTCGTGGTGTGCGTGTTCGGCAACGGCGACCTGAACCAGGTCACCTGGGAACTGCGGGCGATGGGCGGGGCGCCGAAGTTCGAGGAGTCACAGAGCCTGCCCGCGGTGAGCTACGCCGAGGTGGCGCGGGCGATGGGAATCGACGCGATGACCGTGGCCGCCGACGACGAACTGGGCAACGCGTGGGAGTGGGCGCTGTCCACGCCCGGCCCGACACTGCTGGACGTGCGGTGCGATCCGGAGGTACCGCCGATACCGCCGCACGTCACGCTGGACCAGGTGCTGAACATGACTCGCGCGGTCGCCAAAGGCGATCCGAATGCCCGTCATCTGATGTACCAGACGGTCAAGACCAAGGCGGCCGAGTTCTTCACCCGCTCCTAG